AGGCGCCGAAGCGTGGCGCGACGAAGGGCATCGAGAAGCTGTGGTCGAGCGCGAACGCCCGCATCTACGGCGGTGGTGTCGACGACCCCGCCTTCCTCCGCCGGCTCTCCGACCTCATCGGCACCGCCGAACGGCTGCACCGCACCGCCAGCATCGGCCACGGCAGGCGCACCATCACCCGCACCACCCAAGACAAGCCGATCCTCACCCCCGCCGAGCTCCGCGAGCTCCCCCAAGGCCGAGCGGTCGTGTTCGCCTCCGGCACCCCCGCCGTCCTCACCCACCCCATCCCCTGGCGGGAAGGAGCCACGCCACCACCATCCACACCGCACTCACCCAACCCGGCGAGGCAGCGGCGTGACCACCACCGAGCCCGGCGTCGACCTGGACGACGGCTTCTTTGACCTCGACGACGCCCCCACCCCACCGGCGCCGAGCCGCCGCCGCCGGCCCGGCGGGCCACGGCGGCCGCAGCCGCGGCGGCCGCAGCACCGGATGCGGGAGCAGGCCAAGCCGGCGGACTTCTACCCCGACGTCGCCGCCTTCGTGGCCGGGTTCCTCGCCCCCACCTACGCCCGCGATGGCACGACCAAGACACCGAACGCCGCTGGTGCTCCCGCTGGTGACTCCACACCGAAGCCATCGTCCGCCTCGAAGCCCTCTGGAAAGCCTGAGAAACCCTCCGCCTCGACCCCACAACCGGCGCCAGCACCTAGCTCCGCGACCACGCCGACCCCACCATGGCCATGCTCACCCACCCGGCCGGACAGTTCGCCCGCTGCAAACCCGGCCGCCACCACAACCAGCCGCCACTCGTCCTCGACCCACCACCACCCGGCGTGTTCAGCGACCCCACGCCCTAGAACAACCGGACAAGGTGTCCAGGCCTGCGCCGCTCAGGAGACCTGGCCAAGCCGCCGAGCCGGCTGACAACTTGGCTGCCCCTCACCTGCCGGTGGCTGGGCACCACACCCCTGCCGACCCCGCGTAGCTGCCGATCCTGAGCAGGATGGTGGACCAGTCAAGGGTGCCGCAGGCATCGCGCAGCGACGGCGCAGCCGCCCTTGAGGAGCCCACCAGCCTGTCCAACACTCGACGCGGCGGGGCACATCGAGAACCCGATATGGTTTCCGCTTGAGGGCAGGCTATGGGGTCGGATGGGTGTGCCGTAGAGGAACGTTGAGCGAGACGCGGCACCTGGCGGGTGTCGGAGAGCTTGATCGCAAGGAAGCATTCTCGACTCGACGAGCGGCCGCTGTAGTGCTTGGCTCTACTCATACATGAAGATGCCGAGACCCTGTCAGGCGACTTGAGTCACCGCTGGCGCTCTGCGTCGTAGGAAGTAGGACGGTCACGGTCATCGCGGGTCCGTGCTCGCAGGTCGATGGGGTGGGCACTCCGGAGCTCTGGTGGTGACCGGCGGAGCAGAGCCGGAGCTCGCCGCCG
The window above is part of the Friedmanniella luteola genome. Proteins encoded here:
- a CDS encoding TraM recognition domain-containing protein, with translation MEKLWSSANARIYGGGVDDPAFLRRLSDLIGTAERLHRTASIGHGRRTITRTTQDKPILTPAELRELPQGRAVVFASGTPAVLTHPIPWREGATPPPSTPHSPNPARQRRDHHRARRRPGRRLL